The window ACTGGGCTCGAAGCCAGGCTATTGTCTGCCTGTCACCAATCCATCCACGACACTGGGATCGGCGAGCGTCGATATATCGCCCATGTTTTCAACATCACCTTCGGCAATTTTCCGCAGCACACGCCGCATGATTTTGCCGGAGCGGGTCTTCGGCAGCGCCGGCGTGAACTGGATCTTGTCAGGCTTGGCGTGCGGACCGATCTCGGTAGTAACAGTTTTCAAAATGCTGTGATGAATGCCGTCGTTTTCGTCTTCCTCAACGCCTGTCATGAGCGTCACAAAGGCGTAGATACCCTGCCCTTTGATCTCGTGGGGAAACCCGACAACAGCAGCCTCTGCCACCCCGTCAGCCTTACCAATGGCGCCTTCCACTTCCGCCGTTCCGATCCGGTGTCCTGACACATTCATGACATCGTCAATCCTTCCTGTTATCCAGTAATAACCGTCTTCATCCCGGCGGCAACCGTCACCGGTAAGGTAATAGCCCGGGAACCTGTCAAAATAAGTCTGCCTGAACCTCTCATGATCACCGTAAACGGTTCGCATCAGGCCGGGCCAGGCTGTCTTAATGACAAGGAATCCCTGGGCGGCGCCGGAAAGTTCGTTCCCTTCTTCATCCATGAGGACAGGTTCCACACCGAAGAATGGCAAAGCTGCCGAACCGGGCTTCGTAGGAATTGCTCCCGGTAGCGGCGTAATGAGAATGCCGCCAGTCTCAGTCTGCCACCAGGTGTCAACTATGGGGCATTTCTCCTTCCCTATCTTGCGGTGATACCACATCCACTCGGGTTCTTTGATCGGTTCTCCCACAGTTCCAAGAAGTCTGAGAGAGGAAAGATCATGTTCCCCGGGCCATTTATCTCCCTCCTTCATGAGAGCCCGGATGGCGGTAGGCGCTGTATAAAAGAGGTTGACTCCGTGTTTCTCCACCACCGCCCAGAAGCGTCCCCAGTCCGGATAGTTTGGTACGCCCTCGAACATAACCGATATTGCACGATTTGCCAGCGGCCCATATATGATATATGAATGTCCTGTAATCCAGCCGATATCTGCTGTACACCAGTAGACATCATCTTCATGGTAATCAAAGACCATTTCATGTGAAAATGACGTATAGACAAGATATCCGGCCGTAGTGTGAAGTACACCTTTGGGCGTTCCCGTTGATCCCGATGTATAAAGAATAAATAAAGGATCTTCAGCGTCCATCTCTTCAGGAGGACATTCAGATTCCGCGTCTTCCATCACCTCGTGCCACCAAATGTCTCTACCATCTTTCATATGGACTTCCGTGCCGGTTCGCTGCACAACGATTATCTTTTCAATGGACGATGCTTCAGAGACAGCCTTATCCGCATTGACTTTCATCGGAATATCGGTTTTTATTCCGCGTACACCCGTATCTTGAGTAATCAGGAGTTTGCAGGCAGAATCGTTGATACGGTCTCTCAAGGAATCAGCGCTAAATGCACCAAACACAATAGAATGGACGGCGCCGATCCTCGAGCACGCCAACATGGCGATGGCAAGCTGAGGAATCATTTGCTGGTAGATACAGACTCTATCACCCTTTCTGATGTCATTTGCTTTGAGTACGTTGGCAAACTTCTGCACTTGGCCCAAGAGTTCAGCGTAGGTGAAAGATTGTGACTCGCTGGGATCATTCCCCTCCCATATTATGGCTGTCCTGTCGCCGTGACCGGCCTCCACATGTCGATCGAGACAGTTGTAGCTTACATTCAGCTTTCCGCCTCTGAACCACTCAATATCCGCATTCACGAAGTCAGAATTGACGACTTCATCCCACTTCTTGAACCAATCCAACCGCTCAGCCACTCCGGCCCAGAATTCATCCGGATTCTCCATGGATTGGGTGTACATCTCTCTGTACTGTTCAGCAGAGTTGATGCGGGCCTCTGATACAAAATCTCTGTTCGGTGCAAATGTTTTACTACTCGACATTATTACCCCCTATCCTTATTTGTCAGAAAGAATTTACAATTCGCCGATGAATACCGCCAGCACCTCAGTGGTCGTGATGACTGGTTTTCTTCGACCCGTCCGGATAAATCGCCCACTTCCAGATCGGTACTCGTTTCTTTAATTCTGAAATAAACCAGGAGAGTGCACCCAGCGCTTCTTTTCTATGGGGAGCCCGGACAGATATATGTAGAGAACATTCTCCTACAGGCACTTCACCCTCCCTGTGGCGGCAAAAGAGATCGTGAATGGGGAATTTATCCATTGTTTCTTTAGCCAAAGCTTCCAGCTCCTGATCGGCCATCCCCTCGTACTGTTCATATTCCAGAGCAACGATGGGCTTCCCGTTCTCCGTTTCCCTTACCCGACCATTGAATACAACTTCAGCTCCTTCACCGGTATGATTGTCTTCACTGGGGAACGGATCGATTTTTCCCTGAACGATTTCTGTCTTAATCATGTTGGTGTTTATCCCCCCTGGACTGGG is drawn from Candidatus Neomarinimicrobiota bacterium and contains these coding sequences:
- a CDS encoding molybdenum cofactor biosynthesis protein MoaE, with product MIKTEIVQGKIDPFPSEDNHTGEGAEVVFNGRVRETENGKPIVALEYEQYEGMADQELEALAKETMDKFPIHDLFCRHREGEVPVGECSLHISVRAPHRKEALGALSWFISELKKRVPIWKWAIYPDGSKKTSHHDH
- the acs gene encoding acetate--CoA ligase, translated to MSSSKTFAPNRDFVSEARINSAEQYREMYTQSMENPDEFWAGVAERLDWFKKWDEVVNSDFVNADIEWFRGGKLNVSYNCLDRHVEAGHGDRTAIIWEGNDPSESQSFTYAELLGQVQKFANVLKANDIRKGDRVCIYQQMIPQLAIAMLACSRIGAVHSIVFGAFSADSLRDRINDSACKLLITQDTGVRGIKTDIPMKVNADKAVSEASSIEKIIVVQRTGTEVHMKDGRDIWWHEVMEDAESECPPEEMDAEDPLFILYTSGSTGTPKGVLHTTAGYLVYTSFSHEMVFDYHEDDVYWCTADIGWITGHSYIIYGPLANRAISVMFEGVPNYPDWGRFWAVVEKHGVNLFYTAPTAIRALMKEGDKWPGEHDLSSLRLLGTVGEPIKEPEWMWYHRKIGKEKCPIVDTWWQTETGGILITPLPGAIPTKPGSAALPFFGVEPVLMDEEGNELSGAAQGFLVIKTAWPGLMRTVYGDHERFRQTYFDRFPGYYLTGDGCRRDEDGYYWITGRIDDVMNVSGHRIGTAEVEGAIGKADGVAEAAVVGFPHEIKGQGIYAFVTLMTGVEEDENDGIHHSILKTVTTEIGPHAKPDKIQFTPALPKTRSGKIMRRVLRKIAEGDVENMGDISTLADPSVVDGLVTGRQ